GATGAAGCCCGAGGACAGGCGTCTAGTTTCAATTCTCTTTTAGTCTTATTGGAACCTATCCATCTGGCCAGGAGGAGTTTGATTCTCCCTTCGTTTCAATTCTCTTTTAGTCTTATTGGAACCTTGTATCCTTCCGTGATTTTGGAGCCAGACTTCTTGTTTCAATTCTCTTTTAGTCTTATTGGAACTCCACTGCTCCCCTGTAAATTTGTGCTATTTGCTTGAGTTTCAATTCTCTTTTAGTCTTATTGGAACTAGTCCCCGTGAAAACGTCATAGTCCTCGAAAATTTGGTTTCAATTCTCTTTTAGTCTTATTGGAACGCTCTCATTGCCTATCTCCTTTGCATTTTCTACTTCCGTTTCAATTCTCTTTTAGTCTTATTGGAACTTGTCATATGTTACGGGTTTGGGAGTTGGAGGCATTTGTTTCAATTCTCTTTTAGTCTTATTGGAACACTCGGCATCTAAATTATATTTCTCTATTGCTTCGTTTCAATTCTCTTTTAGTCTTATTGGAACCGAGTGTTGCGGTGGTTGGGGGTTACATTAAGGTTAAGTTTCAATTCTCTTTTAGTCTTATTGGAACAAGCATCACGAGAGATATCCTATACTTTACTGTCCAGGATCGTTTCAATTCTCTTTTAGTCTTATTGGAACCTCTTTTGGAGCCCCGAGTTCTGCCAAAAACACCCAGTTTCAATTCTCTTTTAGTCTTATTGGAACCTTTGACCATCTGGAAGCTCTAAATCCACTGGTATTTCAAGGTTTCAATTCTCTTTTAGTCTTATTGGAACACACTGACAAAACTATTACTGCAACTGACTGTGCAATGTTTCAATTCTCTTTTAGTCTTATTGGAACGTAGTTGAAGATGAAGATGTTGATCGCGTCTATCTTGGTTTCAATTCTCTTTTAGTCTTATTGGAACGAGCTAAAACCAAGCGAGCTGGTAAAGGTGTTGGGGGAGTTTCAATTCTCTTTTAGTCTTATTGGAACGGGCTCGACGACGATACCGAGGAGGACGATGTTGTCGGGTTTCAATTCTCTTTTAGTCTTATTGGAACTTTTAGTCTTATTGGAACTTGAGATGACAAGAAAGTACATAGCACACGAGCTAGATGTTTCAATTCTCTTTTAGTCTTATTGGAACCTCTCTGTATGCCTTGATGTATAGTAAGTATGTATATGTTTCAATTCTCTTTTAGTCTTATTGGAACAGCCTATTACAACAAAATTGCCTTCAACTCACTAATGTTTCAATTCTCTTTTAGTCTTATTGGAACTATTGTTATAATACGCATCCCCTTTTAACGTTCCATTGTTTCAATTCTCTTTTAGTCTTATTGGAACCAGGGAACTCGGGTATTTTGACAGTAGTGAAGTGCTCATCGGTTTCAATTCTCTTTTAGTCTTATTGGAACAGGCGCGATTTTTAGTGCAATTCCTCTAATATCCCCTAGAAAAGCCCCAATATTATAAGCTTTTCGGCAAGGGATCCTTTCTTTTTGTCCATCTCCCCCTAAAATTAAAGAACCTGTGAGAACGCTAAGACGAGTTTATACAATGCCCTCCGAGTTGCTTTCATCTCCCTTAATTCCGCAAGCTACGCTACTATGATGGATGTTTTGCTTGTAGACGGTAAAATTATTCCATAAACTATATTTTGACAATTTCCTTCCTCCCATATCCTTTATATCCCCATCTGGAGATATTACCGATATTATCGAAAAATCTTCGTAACATTTTCACATGTTATATATGTCCTATAGTCATTTAGTAACGAAAGATTACTAAACATTTCCAACCCGCGCAGGCCAGGTATTTTTCTTTTTTAGGAGTGTATACGGGGCTAATTGTAATAAAAAGAGAACAAATGAGGGATCTAAGATTTTTCGATCTCACTTGGGAACTTTATGGCATCAAATGGACAGATCTGATTGCAGATTCCGCAACCCGTGCATATTAAATTGTCGATCCTTACCTTTCTCGTTCTTAGATCATAAACTAATGCTGGACAGCCAGTCAGGAGAATGCACGCTTTACAGCCCGTGCATTTGTCCTCTATCACCACTGGTATCTCCCCTATCTCACCCCTTCTTATCACTGGAATTACGCACTCCCTCTTTGCTATTATTACTGCGGGTCCCTTAACCTTCATTGCCTCTTTTATCGCTTCTTTCGTCGCTTTAAGGTCGTAGGGATCAACCGTTTTAACGTACTTAACTCCAATGGCCCTAACCAAGGCCTCGATGTCAATCTCCTGGAACTTCCTTCCGGTTTCACTTCCACCAGTTCCTGGGTGTGGCTGGTGACCCGTCATTGCAGTGGTTCTATTATCGAGGATTAGCACTAGAACGTCAAGGTTCTTGTAGACTGCATCTATTAGGGGTTGAATTCCGTTGTGGAAGAAAGTTGAGTCTCCTATCGTTGCGACTATTTTCTTGCCCATTGCCACGCTTTGTCCATTGGCAAGGCTTATACTAGCACCCATGACGAACTCCGTCCATATTGCCTCGAGGGGAGGTAGCAGTGAGAGTGCGTAACAGCCTATGTCACCGTGAACCGGAACATCGAACTTTCCGAAGCCAAGCTCTCTTAGAGCATCCAGCAATGCCCTGTAGCTACCCCTGTGGGGACAGCCTGGACACATAACGGGGGGCCTCTTGGGAGCTAACGCTTCCGCCTCTCTAACCTCCTGGGGTATCTCAACTTCATCCTGCTCCTTCCCCAGGATCTTCAACAGGGCATTTTTCACTAGCCGTGGATTCAGCTCTCCCTCTAGGGGTAGGTGGCCTGTCCTCTTCCCGTATATTGGAACCCTCAAGCCTTCTTCATATGCAACTACCTTAACTTCCTCCTCTAAGAAGGGGCCCCCTTCCTCTATTACTATCACCTTTTCCACGCTCTTCAGGAACTCTATGACAAGTTTCCTTGGCAGTGGGTGGGGAGTTGAGAGCTTTAGTATCTTAAAGCTTTCATTGAGGGATTGTACTACCTCTTTAACGTAGTTATATGGAGCACCTTCGACGATTATTCCTACCTTCCCGTTCCCTTCAACCCAGTTGAATGGCATTGAGTTGAATTCCTCTTCGATCTTTCTTAGGTTTTCGTTCAACCACTGATGCCTCTTCCTGTTGCCTTCCATGCTCGCCCTAACATAACGCTCGATGTCTTTCTTGAACTTTGGTTCCCTCTTCAGCTCCTTAAATTCCCCAACCTCGACATCGGCCGTAGTGTGGTTGACCCTTGTGGTCGTTCTGAATATTACCGGCACTTTATAACGCTCGCTCAGCTCGTAGGCGTAAATTATGAGATCATGGGCCTCCTGAGGATCACACGGTTCTAGAACTGGTAGGAGGGATATCTTTCCATAGTACCTGTCATCCTGCTCAGTCTGACTTGTGTGTGGCCCAGGATCATCTGCCACAAGAATTACAAGACCCCCTTCTACCCCAGAGTATGCGAGGCTCATGAGGGGATCGGCCGCAACATTTAAGCCAACACATTTCATAGTTACTAGGCTCCTGAGCCCGGCATAAGAAACTCCAGCGGCTTCCTCCAAAGCTACCTTTTCATTTGGTGCCCATTCAGCAAAAACCTCTGGCTTTAGCCTCGCTATCGTTTCAATGACTTCAGTTGATGGCGTCCCAGGATAACCGGTGGCGAACGCGATTCCAGCTTCTAATGCACCATGAGCTATGGCCTCATTTCCCATGAGTAGCTTCTTCACGTTAAGCCACCCATCTGATTGTATTCATGAAAGTTAAAAATTTTCATCATGTAATATATTTGGTGGTAGTATGAGAGCCCTAGTTAACGGTGTGATCTATGTCTCATTTAACCCTGTTAAGAGGGTCTCGGGTCTGGTGATAGCAAATGATAGGGTAGTATTTGCCGGAGAGGGTGAAGTGGCAAGGAAAATAGCTGAGATGGCCGATGGAGAAGTGGTTGATCTTAAAGGTAAGTTCGTCATGCCAGCGTTCTTTGACTCCCATCTGCACTTAGACGAACTTGGAATGAGCCTTGAAATGGTAGATTTAAGGGGGGTTAAATCAATAGAGGAGCTCGTGAACAAGCTAAGATCCTCTAAGGCAAAGATAATCTTCGGCTTTGGGTGGGATCAAGACGAGCTCGGCAGGTGGCCCACGAGGGATGACCTCGATGGTATAGATAGGCCCGTGTTTATATACAGGAAGTGCTTTCATGTTGCCGTGGCAAACTCTAAGATGCTTGAACTCTTGAATCTGAAGCCCTCAGAGGACTTCGATGAGTCTACGGGACTGATAAAGGAGAAGGCGCTTGAGGAAGCTAGGAAAGTGATAAATGAAAAAGTCTTATCTGTTGATGACTATGCCCACTACATTTTAAGAGCCCAGGATCACCTACTTAACTTGGGAGTTCACTCCGTGGACTTCATGAGCGTCAACGAGAAAGCCCTCAAAGCCCTCTTCGAACTTGAGAGGGAGAGAAAACTTAGACTCAATGTTTTTGCATACCTAAATCCTGAATTGCTAGACAAGCTTGAGTCCCTTGGCCTGGGAAAATTTGAGGGTAGGAGGTTGGTAATAGCGGGAGTTAAGCTGTTCACAGACGGAAGCTTAGGTGCGAGAACCGCCCTTCTTAGTGAGCCGTATTCGGATGATCCTTCCACCTCGGGCCAGCTCGTTGCCGATAAGAATTATCTAGTGAGCGTCATTGAGAGGGCTAAATCCCTGGGTTTGGACGTTGCTATCCATGCCATAGGTGATAAGGCACTTGACGTTGCCTTGGATGCGTTTGAAGAAACTGAATTCGCAGGGAGGATAGAGCATGCATCGGTAGTCAGGGATGATCAGCTTGAGAGGATCAAAGATTTGGGTATTAGGCTCTCGGTTCAGCCCCACTTCATAATCAGCGATTGGTGGGTCGTTGAGAGGGTTGGAGAGGAGAGGGCTAAGTGGGTCTACAGGTTCAAAACCTTAAGCAAGTACGCTGAGCTCGGGTTCAGTACGGATGCGCCAATAGAGCCTGCTGATCCATGGTTGACTGTAGATGCCGCTGTGAACAGGGGTAAAAGCAAGGTTAAGCTGTACGAGCTGACGAAGGGTGAAGCCTTATCTATGGATGAAGCCCTGCACTTCTATACCTACGGTTCAGCCAGCGTGTCGCTGGCTAGGGACATTGGAAAGCTTGAGCCAGGGTTTAAGGCCGAGTACATAGTATTGGATAGGGATCCCTTAAAACTTGCCTTCTCTTAGTCTTTAAGTGATCGCGCTCCACTGGTGGGGAATTTTATATTTTCCCTTTCTTTTTATAGGGCCAAAGGGAGGTCGGATTTTGAAAGTTAAGGATTGAAATGCGTTTATCAGAAAATAGCGGGCCGGCCGGGATTTGAACCCGGGACTTCCGCCTCCGGAGGGCGGCGTTCTATCCTGGCTAAACTACCGGCCCACCTACTTCCTTTTAAAGAACCTAACTTAAATTTCTTACTGGTGATATCATGCCCAGGATAGCCGTCATAGGAGGTTCTGGAGTCTACGACTTCCCTGCAGAGAATAAAAGGGAGGAAGTAGTGAAGACTCCCTACGGTGAAGTAACCGTAACCATCGGAAGGATAAGTGGAGAGGAAGTGGTTTTCCTCGCCAGGCATGGAAGAGGACACTCAATCCCTCCCCACAAGATAAACTATAGGGCCAACATTTGGGCCCTCTACGAGCTCGGGGTTGAGAGGATTATTGCCACCTCAGCGGTTGGCTCCCTAAACCCAAATATGAAACCTGGAGATTTCATAGTTCTTGACCAGCTCATGGACTTTACTGTTTCGAGGCCCAGGACATTTTATGATGGAGAAGAAAGTCCCCACGATAGGAAGTTCGTTGCCCACGTTGACTTTACGGAACCCTACTGCCCCGAGATAAGGAGGGCACTAATAACTGCCGCAAAGAACCTAGCCCTCCCCTACCACCCTCGGGGAACTTACGTGTGTACTGAAGGTCCTAGATTTGAGACTGCTGCCGAAATCAGAGCTTACAGAATCCTGGGTGGCGACGTAGTAGGGATGACTCAGTGCCCTGAGGCGATACTTGCAAGGGAGCTCGAGATGTGCTACGCCAGCGTTGCGATAGTTACCAACTATGCCGCGGGGATAAGCCATCAAAAGCTAACTCACTCTGAAGTGATTGAGTTGATGCAGAAGAAAACGAGGGAGATAGTCTCGTTAATAGTTCATGCAATTCCCCTTATCCCAAAGGAAAGGAATTGCCCCTGTAAAGATGCGCTTAAGGGGGCTACTGGGTGAATCCAATCTTTTCAATTCTTGAAACTTTGAAATTTTGCCATAAACTTGTAAAATAAATCTTAAAAATATTCTTTTCTTTGACAAAACAAAGGCAATCGGAGGTGCCCGGATGGGCTGGGTTGAGAGGTATTTTGAATTTGAAAAGTATAACACTGATCTTAGAACTGAGATCCTTGCCGGATTGACAACATTCATGACCATGGCTTACATCCTCTTCGTAAACCCCTCAATTCTTAGTGCAGCGATGGGCAAGGAGGCATTTGATTCACTCGTTACTGCGACAGCGTTGGCCGCAGGCCTCACGACTATACTAATGGGAATCTATGCCAAGAAACCATTCGCTCTTGCCCCAGGAATGGGGCTCAACGCGTACTTTGCCTTTACGGTAGCTCCCAAGTACGGATGGAAAGTTGCGCTGGCCGCGGTGTTCATTGAGGGTATAATATTCATAATACTAAGCGTGACCAAGGTCAGAAGTGCAATAATCCATGCAATTCCCCTGAGCCAGAAGTACGCTGTTGGTGCTGGTATTGGGCTGTTCTTAACTTTCATAGGGCTTAATGATGTTGGTCTTCTGACAGCGGCAACAACAGAGGAGGGAATCCTTAAACTTACAGGCCTTAATGCCCATGCATTGGCAAAGCCCGAAACACTACTGTTCCTCTTCGGTCTGTTCGTTGCGGCAATTCTAATCGGTCTAAGGATCAAGGGTGCACTACTGATATCGATACTTGCAACTAGCATCATAGGATGGATAACAGGAGTTGCTCCTTGGCCAGAGAAGTTGTTCTCGATGCCCACAATAAGCTACACCTTCCTGAAGCTTGACCTCCACGG
This window of the Pyrococcus kukulkanii genome carries:
- the iorA gene encoding indolepyruvate ferredoxin oxidoreductase subunit alpha; the encoded protein is MGNEAIAHGALEAGIAFATGYPGTPSTEVIETIARLKPEVFAEWAPNEKVALEEAAGVSYAGLRSLVTMKCVGLNVAADPLMSLAYSGVEGGLVILVADDPGPHTSQTEQDDRYYGKISLLPVLEPCDPQEAHDLIIYAYELSERYKVPVIFRTTTRVNHTTADVEVGEFKELKREPKFKKDIERYVRASMEGNRKRHQWLNENLRKIEEEFNSMPFNWVEGNGKVGIIVEGAPYNYVKEVVQSLNESFKILKLSTPHPLPRKLVIEFLKSVEKVIVIEEGGPFLEEEVKVVAYEEGLRVPIYGKRTGHLPLEGELNPRLVKNALLKILGKEQDEVEIPQEVREAEALAPKRPPVMCPGCPHRGSYRALLDALRELGFGKFDVPVHGDIGCYALSLLPPLEAIWTEFVMGASISLANGQSVAMGKKIVATIGDSTFFHNGIQPLIDAVYKNLDVLVLILDNRTTAMTGHQPHPGTGGSETGRKFQEIDIEALVRAIGVKYVKTVDPYDLKATKEAIKEAMKVKGPAVIIAKRECVIPVIRRGEIGEIPVVIEDKCTGCKACILLTGCPALVYDLRTRKVRIDNLICTGCGICNQICPFDAIKFPSEIEKS
- a CDS encoding amidohydrolase, whose protein sequence is MRALVNGVIYVSFNPVKRVSGLVIANDRVVFAGEGEVARKIAEMADGEVVDLKGKFVMPAFFDSHLHLDELGMSLEMVDLRGVKSIEELVNKLRSSKAKIIFGFGWDQDELGRWPTRDDLDGIDRPVFIYRKCFHVAVANSKMLELLNLKPSEDFDESTGLIKEKALEEARKVINEKVLSVDDYAHYILRAQDHLLNLGVHSVDFMSVNEKALKALFELERERKLRLNVFAYLNPELLDKLESLGLGKFEGRRLVIAGVKLFTDGSLGARTALLSEPYSDDPSTSGQLVADKNYLVSVIERAKSLGLDVAIHAIGDKALDVALDAFEETEFAGRIEHASVVRDDQLERIKDLGIRLSVQPHFIISDWWVVERVGEERAKWVYRFKTLSKYAELGFSTDAPIEPADPWLTVDAAVNRGKSKVKLYELTKGEALSMDEALHFYTYGSASVSLARDIGKLEPGFKAEYIVLDRDPLKLAFS
- the mtnP gene encoding S-methyl-5'-thioadenosine phosphorylase codes for the protein MPRIAVIGGSGVYDFPAENKREEVVKTPYGEVTVTIGRISGEEVVFLARHGRGHSIPPHKINYRANIWALYELGVERIIATSAVGSLNPNMKPGDFIVLDQLMDFTVSRPRTFYDGEESPHDRKFVAHVDFTEPYCPEIRRALITAAKNLALPYHPRGTYVCTEGPRFETAAEIRAYRILGGDVVGMTQCPEAILARELEMCYASVAIVTNYAAGISHQKLTHSEVIELMQKKTREIVSLIVHAIPLIPKERNCPCKDALKGATG
- a CDS encoding NCS2 family permease is translated as MGWVERYFEFEKYNTDLRTEILAGLTTFMTMAYILFVNPSILSAAMGKEAFDSLVTATALAAGLTTILMGIYAKKPFALAPGMGLNAYFAFTVAPKYGWKVALAAVFIEGIIFIILSVTKVRSAIIHAIPLSQKYAVGAGIGLFLTFIGLNDVGLLTAATTEEGILKLTGLNAHALAKPETLLFLFGLFVAAILIGLRIKGALLISILATSIIGWITGVAPWPEKLFSMPTISYTFLKLDLHGLLNAGALGVVFAFFMVDFFDTLGTVTGLSAKAGFLTKEGKIPDAEKVLLTDAIGTTFGAILGTSTVTTYIESAAGIEEGGRTGFTAVIVGLLFLAIGLFIAPLAKAIPTFATAPALVIVGYYMMSAFKEVDFSDPTEAIPAFLVLITIPFTYSIADGIGVGFISYTLLKVFTGRWKEVHPLMYILTLVFIGYFAYLATA